The DNA window TAAAATCACCACGACCtattaattagtaattagGATGAAGCTGCGGGACCTGACGAAGCTTCTTCACCAGATGACTGTTACTTAAGCTGTTGTGAACTGTTTCTTACCTTACCCACTTAACCAGCAGTGTCCATGCACAATAAGACACAAATTCACAAATTATCTTGCATCGTACACTAAAAGATAGCTGCACGAAACCAACCACATGCAGAAATTCCTTGCAAAATTCATTCTACTTGAAAATTCTGCAATGCGAGTGGTAAACGAACTGCAACGCAGTCCTGTGTGGTACATCATATTTCGTACTTTGTCACAAAAGTAGGAAAAGTTTATCTGTTCCAAATCTGTTCTTCTTCACATCACCACAAGGTTCCAGTTAAGATTTCAGcacttttgaatattttgacGAAGACCTGGCGTCAAAAAATGTCTCACCAGTGAAGTCGTGGATCCCCAAAGTGACGCTTTCTCGTTGTTGTACCTCTCGTATTCGTGTGACTTCCTCCTGCACCTCTCCATTATCGTATTCGTATTCTTTTGCAACTGAGTAGTTAACAGCAATGAAAAGCTGATTCGGACATGACTGTTCCAGTTCTGAGTGGTTGCGTGAATAGCGTCTGTTAACGGTTCTTTCCAAAAACCTAAGAATATCTCAGATAGACATTCTGAAATACACTCAAAAACTCATGAAACACTAAAATTATCAAAAGTTAGCCAGATGCTGACATGATGTAGAACCTATCTAGTGTAAACTTCCTGAAACTTCATCAGTAATGACGATTTTTGACATATGCCGCTTGAAAGAACCGAATGATAAGAGAGAACTAcccgttcctttttttcttaagtggACAACGTTATATAAAGCATCTATATTTAGAAAGCGACTTCAGTCACCTGACGCACTCAAGAAGGTGGAGGCGGTTGATGGTGGAGGGGCCTATCGCTACCTCGACCCCGCAGCAGTAGTGAGTTAAGACGTTGTACTTCAATTGTGCAACAgcgaaacaaataaattctatGAAACTCGTTTCGATGATTGAGTTTGCGTCTCCAGAATGAGATATTCGCAACTTCATCCTTATTCAGTGGATTATTCCACGCGGATAACCCACACCTTCTTCAATGATCCGCAGTTCTCAGGGGGACAACAacatcaatttcattttccttatACCAAAAACGCCTGCAATTTAGGAGACTTCAAAATGTCTGGCCTGAAAATCTAAAGAAATGAATCGGCTTAGACGTGATCAGTATCGAACATATGGCATCAATCAATCAGTAGAGAAGAACTAAAGCATGCATTCACAGTTCATGGAAGTGTGTAATGGGTGGACGCTCTCGGTCAACATGATAAAGTACAGCTCAGTCAGAAGCATTCTAACTGCCGATCACCTGTTCGCATGTATCAGGTACGCTGTGTTATGTTTCTGTTAATGCACGGGCTCATTTCGGCTATGCTTATCCATATTCTACTGAACAGCTGGAACTTGAAAGAAACGATAGCATTTCAATGTTGCAAGAATTAACCTATGGAAAGCGTCTGAAATTCACTCTGTATTTTACATAACTCCAGTGCACTACATTGTAGTGCACTGGAGTTAATTAATATGCAGAGTGGATTTACGATGAGCAATTTTTTCAGATGAGGTTGCTTATCATATTTGCTCTTGCTATATGCAGCTCATCAATAAGACAGCAATCCGTGGCCGTATCTGGCAGACTGATGTGTGGAGATCGACCAGCAGCGGGAGTAAAAGTGAAGCTATGGGATGAGGACGACGGTACGTCAGTGAACAGCATAACAACTAACTATGAATTCTCTTTTCGAAGGAATTTTCGATGATAGAGTTTTGACCCTAACAGGCAAGATTCAGTAGGTAGCTTTCAGTAATAGGGTGAAAAATGCACAACACAACTCCCGCAAATTCTGGAATTGGAGGTTCTGATTCCAAAAGGCAACATCGAGAGTTTCTTCGAATGCTCTTCTTAGGACGAAAAACTCTGTTCCGATGTGACAAATCTGGAATCTTGTTTATGCTCGTGGGGTCCCTAGGTAGAACACTAACTGTGGCCGAGAAAATCGATTCCCTTCCAGGACCCGATCCAGACGATGTTCTCGATGAAGCATACACAGATGAAGGTGGCGCATTCTTCTTAAAGGTATTTTGAAGCACCCATTCAAAAAACGGGTTGGACCTGCGGTTCAAAATTCGATCTCTTCGCAGTTTTTAAGTGGATCCATGAACATTCGAAACTTATCTGCTGTTGAAATAACAGGTGTTTAGGGCTCCGAACGAGAGCTAACAAACATTGATCCGGTGGTCAAGGTGTATCACGACTGTGATGATGGGATCTTGGTGAGAAATTTGCTGTTGTTGTAGAAGTATTCAACTGTGGATATGAATAGAAGGTTTACGGTTtttaaaaagaggaaatttagCCTGGACAACGCAAAGTGAAGTTCTACATACCGGACACGTACATCTCTTCCGGTAGTACTCCGAAACGTGTGTTTAACCTTGGAATGATCAATTTGgagattatttttgcaaaggaAGAACGAGTTTTCTTCTAGAAGAGGTGACACATTTATAAATATGTATTATTTCGAAACTTGGTCTATGGTAGTGGGTTGCAGAAAGAATGTTCCTGCTATCCGGAGGTTTAGTGCTTCCGTATATTTGCAAAGATGTTTATATCTCACAAAGTGGTGTCTGTTGGGCCGCGTACAAGCCAGGCTGTTGCCTG is part of the Necator americanus strain Aroian chromosome V, whole genome shotgun sequence genome and encodes:
- a CDS encoding hypothetical protein (NECATOR_CHRV.G19225.T1), which encodes MYQMRLLIIFALAICSSSIRQQSVAVSGRLMCGDRPAAGVKVKLWDEDDGPDPDDVLDEAYTDEGGAFFLKGSERELTNIDPVVKVYHDCDDGILPGQRKVKFYIPDTYISSGSTPKRVFNLGMINLEIIFAKEERVFF